In the genome of Bacillus thuringiensis, the window AGTGAAGCGTGTAATGAAACGTATTGCAATTGTATCTGCATGGGAACCAGAACTGACATATTTGCATCAACATTATCCGAGTGAACGTGTTGAAAAAAGAGCAGCTTGGGAATTTCATTTTCATACTATTAATGAGCTGGAAATTATATCAGTTGTTACTGGTGTCGGTAAAGTAAGCTGCGCTAGTTGTGTACAATTGTTAATTAGTGAGTTTCAGCCAGATGAGTTGTTTATGACAGGAATATGCGGAAGTTTATCAAACAAGGTGAAAAACGGTCATATTGTAGTGGCACTAAACGCAATACAACACGATGTTACTGCTGCTGGCTCAGGGGAAAATGTTTTTAATTTATATAACGGTAGAACAGCACCTATTGAAACAACAAAATCACTTGTAAGAAGAATAAAAAAAATACGATCGTATGATCCAATACATTTCGGTACATTTTTATCAGGAGATCAACGTATTCGTAGTTCAGAAATGAGATATTTACTCCATACCGTATATGGAGCATTGGCAGTTGATCAAGAAGTAGCAGCTTTCGCCTATGTGTGTCAAATAAATAAAAAACCATTTCTATGTTTAAAAGCTGCTTCAGATCAAGCGAATGATAAAACGAAAGAAGAACAAAAAATCTTTAAAATGCTAGCATGCGAAAGAGCATGTGAGCATTTAATTGCTTTTTTACGTGTTTATGAGATTAATGTAGTAAATAATAGATAGTTAGAGGGTTTTAAGCTTGGAAACTACAAATAAAATAGCTATTTTGGGTGCGAATGGAAAAGTCGGGAAATTCCTCATAAATGAAGCGTTAGAACAGGGATTTCAAGTGAAAATATTAACGAGAAATTCTAAAAATATGCCGATAAATAATGAGAATATAGAGGTTATCATTGGAGATGCCCGTGATTTTTCTTCAATCCAGGAATTACTTCAAGGTTGTAGAGCTGTGATTAATGCTGTCGGTCAACCGAAAAATGAATCTTATATTTTTAGTACAGTTACAAAGCATATTTTAAAAGTAATGAAGGAATATGAAATAAAACGTTATATTCTTATTTCTGGTGGCTCTATAAATGTTGTTGGAGATCAGAAAGGGATTGTAAATAAAATGGGGGCTAACTTGTTTAAATTATTTTTACCAAAAATGATGCAAGATAAATATAAAGAGTTACAAATTCTCCAAAGTAGTGATGTAGATTGGACGGTTGTTAAATTACCATTTGTTATAGAGGGGAATGGTATAGGAAATATAAAAGAGAGTTTAGTGGATATGCCAGGAATTAAAATTCAAAATGGAGATATTGCACCGTTTGTTATAAAACAAATTAATAGTAAGTTATATGTAGGGAAATGTCCGTTCATTTCAAATTAAGAGCTGAAATTTATAATAGATGGAATATATTATATGGGTACATGTTGAGTTTAATACAACCAATTGGAGGACAATTTTATATGATTCAATATAAAAGATGTAGTGAGGTGAATATTGATTTAGTATATGAAGCTTTTAAAGATGGATTT includes:
- the mtnN gene encoding 5'-methylthioadenosine/S-adenosylhomocysteine nucleosidase translates to MTIGEVKRVMKRIAIVSAWEPELTYLHQHYPSERVEKRAAWEFHFHTINELEIISVVTGVGKVSCASCVQLLISEFQPDELFMTGICGSLSNKVKNGHIVVALNAIQHDVTAAGSGENVFNLYNGRTAPIETTKSLVRRIKKIRSYDPIHFGTFLSGDQRIRSSEMRYLLHTVYGALAVDQEVAAFAYVCQINKKPFLCLKAASDQANDKTKEEQKIFKMLACERACEHLIAFLRVYEINVVNNR
- a CDS encoding SDR family oxidoreductase, whose translation is METTNKIAILGANGKVGKFLINEALEQGFQVKILTRNSKNMPINNENIEVIIGDARDFSSIQELLQGCRAVINAVGQPKNESYIFSTVTKHILKVMKEYEIKRYILISGGSINVVGDQKGIVNKMGANLFKLFLPKMMQDKYKELQILQSSDVDWTVVKLPFVIEGNGIGNIKESLVDMPGIKIQNGDIAPFVIKQINSKLYVGKCPFISN